From the genome of Salvelinus fontinalis isolate EN_2023a unplaced genomic scaffold, ASM2944872v1 scaffold_0065, whole genome shotgun sequence:
caaaaaaaactctgcagcatagcacacacCAACCAAACTGTCGCGCCAACAAGAGCTCTCTCCAATAGAGCTTAACGAGCTCTTTTATCTCCTCCTTACTACTGCTCCTCTGCTCTTAAAGTGGCTGCGCACTTAagtgcaggatttcgccacacTCTTGACAGtctcttttttaattttttaattttttaaaataaattttattcccttttctccccaattttcgtggtatccaatcgctagtaattactatcttgtctcatcgctacaactcccgtacgggctcgggagagacaaaggtcgaaagccatgcgtcctccgaagcacaacccaaacaagccgcactgcttctttaacacagcgcgcctccaacccggaagccagccgcaccaatgtgtcggaggaaacaccgtgcacctggcccccttggttagcgcgcactgcgcccggcccgccacaggagtcgctggagcgcgatgagacaaggatatccctaccggccaaaccctccctaacccggacgacgctagcccaattgtgcgtcgccccacggacctcccggttgcggccggctgcgacagagcctgggcgcgaacccagagactctggtggcgcagctagcactgcgatacagggccctagaccactgcgccacccgggaggccactcTTGacagtctctcaaccagcttctcctgGAATGCTTATCccgacagtcttgaaggagttcccacatatgctgaacacttgttggctgcttttccttcactctgcggtccaactcatcccaaaccatctcaattgggttgagatcaggtgattgtggaggccaagtcatctgatgcagcaccccatcactctccttcttggtcaaatagcccttacacagcctggaggtgtgtttggtcattgtcctgttgaaaagcaaatgatagtcccactaagtacaaaccagatgggatggtgtatcgctgcagaatgctgtggtagccatgctggttaagtgtgccttgaatactaaataaatcacagaccgtgtcaccagcaagcaccatcacaccacctcatTCATTctccatggtgggaaccacacatgcggagatcatctgttcacctactctgcgtctcacaaagacacagcggttggaaccaaaaatctcaaatttggactcatcagaccaaagaaaacatttccaccggtctaatgtccattgtttgtgtttcttggcccaagcaagtctcttcttctcattggtgtcctttagtagtggtttctttgcagcaattcgaccatgaaggcctgattcacacagtctcctctgaacagttgatgttgagatgtgtctgttacttgaactctgtgaagcatttatttgggctgcaatctgaggctggtaactctaatgaacttatcctctgcaacagaggtaactctgggtcttcctttcctgtggcggtcctcatgagagccagtttcatcatagtgcttgacggtttttacgactgcacttgacgaaactgtcatctagacaaagtgtggctactttgaagaatctcaaatataaaataaattaggattttttttaaaacacttttttggttactacatgattccatgtgttatttcatagttttgatgttttcactattattctacaatgtagaaaatagtaaaaaataatgaaaaacccttgaatgaataggtgtgtccaaacttttgactggtactgtacattgcaGACGTTGCATTGCATCAGCCAATGGTTGCGTGCCGTGTCATCGACTGCACAGTCGGGCATCAGATTGCGTATCTATGACGTGTTTTGATGATAATATTTATGTTAATCACCTATCCATGCGTCGTGAGGTCTGGCATGCGTCTGCAATGCAGTCAGCCTGGAAAGTGACCAGTGATAActcacgtttaaaaaaaaaaaagaaacagagTTGGCCTTTTACTAGTAAACCGACACGGTGGCTGTGTCCGAATACCCATCCTAGCGAACTAAATAGTATGCGGAAAATAAAGTGTTATAGTACGTCTTCACTATTGTTAATTTTGGTACAGCGCGTTACTTTATCTGATTATCAGCTGTGGTCAGACACGTGAGTCAGGAAAACACGTGTGAATTCCGCTAGAACAAACGCCGAAATGAGTGTGCCGTTTTTAAGTATGTAGTAGACTAGTATGGGGTATTCGGACACGGCCAATCTTTCTTTTCCTGCGTCAGGAATACCTGTACAACACCAGAAGAATCCCAAAGCTAAGAAGTCTCACGACTGTGTAGTTTGTGGAAAACAACTATCGGAAGCCATGAAACTGAAGAGGCAcatgagaacacacacaggagagaaacctcacgGCTGCTCTGTGTGCGGCAGGGGATTCACACAGAAAGGAAATCTGAAAacacacatgaaaacacacagaGGTGAGAAGAAGTCTTACATTACTGTCCTAGTAGTAACTATGCATGGCAGTAACTATGGAAACATGTGTCATCTGTCCCAGTAATAACTATGCATAGCAGTAACTATGGAAACATTTGTCATCTGTCCCAGTAATAACTATGCATAGCGGTAACTATGGAAACATTTGTCATCTGTCCCAGTAATAACTATGCATAGCAGTAACTATGGAAACGTTTGTCAGCTTGAGTTTATTGTGAAAAAAATATACTTCAGACATTACacgttttgaaattttaacagttttatcagatttttttttttttgagtagTTCTGAAAATAGAAAAATGTCCTAGGAAGTGTTTGATTGCATTTCCATTGGAGTTTCTTACTTCTTCACGAAGTACATGCTGGTTTGACTGACTTCACATTCTCACATCATGACCTCCACGCAGGATTGAACCCCAAATTGTGGTCCGCTGGAGAGGACAGTCCCTCTACATCAGGAGAACCTGAACAACACCAGAAGAACCACACAGCTAAGACATTTCATAATTGCATAGATTGTGGGGAGATATGCCAAACTCTACCAGCACTAAAAAAACACATGAAAACTCACACAAGTAAGAAGCCGTCTTACCAATGCTCCCTTTGCGGGGCGGAGTTCACTGAGAAAGGGCAAATCCAAGACCACCAGTTACAGCATGTTGGCGAGAAGCCTTACTCTTGCCCTGACTGTGGGAAATGTTTCGTCAATGAAAGCTACATTAAAATTCACCAgcgaacacacactggagagagaccctacaGCTGCCTTGTGTGTGGAAATAGTTTCGTGAAAAAAGCATACTTAAAAAGTCATTTActgacacacactggagagaagccataCCTTTGCTCCATCTGTGGGAAGACATACAGTAGAGAAGGAACTTTCAAAATCCACCAGAgagttcacacaggagagaaaccatacctGTGCACTGAATGTGGGAAGCGTTTCAGCTGTAGAGCAAACCTTTATTCACACAAGAAGAGACATGATGGCAAACCCATAGGACCTAAACGGCAGTTAGGCAGACCGAAGCAACTGCCAAACTGACAAATGGGACAGGAAAAATGTACTTGTGTAGTGTCTCTCCTGATCACCAGCAACATAGTTATGTTCATCTTGATTATGCATTTCCCATTAATGGACATAAACAATAGAAGATTAAGGAATGCAGCTGTGGATGTCTGAAAGACTGAAATATATAAAGCACAGGACCTAAACAGCAATTAGGCAGACCCAAGAAACTACCATGGGGGACAGTGCTGGTTAAATTAACTTAAGCGGTGACTTCATTTTATGTAaggcatcacagcacagttgaaaaaaatatatatgtcccATGGAAATCAAGAGAGGGTGGTCTACAGAGAGAGGTGGGATTAAAAAATGAATGATCTGTAATCGTTAGGAAACACCACGTATACAGGACGTGTCTTAAGAGTGGGGTTGTGGAGAGGAGTGGCTAACCAGCATCAACAAAGCCGGAGCAAACTCGACGCCAGGGGACGGTGAGGTGCGTTGCGGAGGCTGCGGATCTGACTGTCTCTCCGACTCTGACTGGCTCCCTCCGAGACCAGGAATGCTTCCTCCGCTCTCAGTACCATCTGATCTGTTTCTCAGACGACCCTCCATCCGTCAGCTCTCATCCATTTGTTCTGTTTCTCAGACGACCCTCCATCCGTCAGCTCCCATCCATGCAGATTTGTATGTTTTTTGGGGTTCAAACTTGAATGTGCTGATATTGAGTTT
Proteins encoded in this window:
- the LOC129842798 gene encoding zinc finger protein OZF-like isoform X2 — encoded protein: MVQSFNIVFKEEAEDDHEPWGQRNTGMSPASSHGSEETTSTSGEPEQHQENHNTATTSHRCFGCGQEFPAAYDLVLHQRTRIERGFNKSVCGELFYQKELLKTHHQKVDTGIPVQHQKNPKAKKSHDCVVCGKQLSEAMKLKRHMRTHTGEKPHGCSVCGRGFTQKGNLKTHMKTHRGLNPKLWSAGEDSPSTSGEPEQHQKNHTAKTFHNCIDCGEICQTLPALKKHMKTHTSKKPSYQCSLCGAEFTEKGQIQDHQLQHVGEKPYSCPDCGKCFVNESYIKIHQRTHTGERPYSCLVCGNSFVKKAYLKSHLLTHTGEKPYLCSICGKTYSREGTFKIHQRVHTGEKPYLCTECGKRFSCRANLYSHKKRHDGKPIGPKRQLGRPKQLPN
- the LOC129842798 gene encoding zinc finger protein OZF-like isoform X1, translating into MHEFDEHQQSKWRSPGCNHGDQSSRHQGPEMVQSFNIVFKEEAEDDHEPWGQRNTGMSPASSHGSEETTSTSGEPEQHQENHNTATTSHRCFGCGQEFPAAYDLVLHQRTRIERGFNKSVCGELFYQKELLKTHHQKVDTGIPVQHQKNPKAKKSHDCVVCGKQLSEAMKLKRHMRTHTGEKPHGCSVCGRGFTQKGNLKTHMKTHRGLNPKLWSAGEDSPSTSGEPEQHQKNHTAKTFHNCIDCGEICQTLPALKKHMKTHTSKKPSYQCSLCGAEFTEKGQIQDHQLQHVGEKPYSCPDCGKCFVNESYIKIHQRTHTGERPYSCLVCGNSFVKKAYLKSHLLTHTGEKPYLCSICGKTYSREGTFKIHQRVHTGEKPYLCTECGKRFSCRANLYSHKKRHDGKPIGPKRQLGRPKQLPN